A portion of the Gossypium arboreum isolate Shixiya-1 chromosome 8, ASM2569848v2, whole genome shotgun sequence genome contains these proteins:
- the LOC128296470 gene encoding uncharacterized protein LOC128296470, with the protein MSNLIEKNEWITIPEFGGWERNPPGSTNYSMEFSQARLNRKKRKADVWRSLENELNLTADSLQQDTQDSVFAKGKQQKTKSLGNEQDFVAASLPPRHPRRRDHEDFVTAKGKQQKTKSLGNEQDFVAASLPPRHPRRRDHEDFVAFNSELQARANKKQQKKDVSRSLGNEKDFIAASSPRWQDNDDPGMNKKWMSVPEFGGWDKQPPGATNYSMVFSQARANRKQQKSDVLRSLGNHRDFTADSSPQPPQPHQQADNNDQDSAVTNYAWMPAPEFRGCDRKPTGSMDYSTVFLKARANQKRQMSGDWRSLGNDDDFITVSLPHQQQPYQKKHKKRKKIFAFLLCCFWQ; encoded by the exons ATGTCCAACCTAATAGAG AAGAATGAATGGATAACAATTCCGGAGTTCGGAGGGTGGGAACGTAACCCTCCAGGATCTACCAACTATTCCATGGAGTTTTCACAAGCTCGACTCAACAGAAAGAAACGAAAGGCTGATGTTTGGCGTAGTCTCGAAAACGAACTCAATTTAACTGCGGATTCATTACAACAAGACACCCAAGATTCTGTCTTT GCCAAGGGGAAGCAACAAAAGACGAAAAGCCTTGGAAATGAGCAAGATTTCGTCGCTGCTTCATTACCTCCTCGTCATCCTCGACGACGAGACCATGAAGATTTTGTCACC GCCAAGGGGAAGCAACAAAAGACGAAAAGCCTTGGAAATGAGCAAGATTTCGTCGCTGCTTCATTACCTCCTCGTCATCCTCGACGACGAGACCATGAAGATTTTGTCGCG TTTAATTCGGAATTGCAAGCTCGGGCCAACAAGAAGCAACAGAAGAAAGATGTTAGTCGTAGCCTAGGAAACGAGAAGGATTTCATCGCTGCGTCGTCACCCCGTTGGCAAGACAACGATGATCCCGGGATG AACAAGAAGTGGATGTCGGTTCCCGAATTTGGTGGCTGGGACAAACAACCTCCTGGTGCTACAAACTACTCCATGGTTTTCTCACAAGCTCGAGCCAACAGGAAGCAACAAAAATCTGATGTTTTGCGTAGTCTCGGAAACCACCGCGATTTTACAGCCGATTCATCACCTCAACCGCCGCAGCCTCACCAACAAGCCGACAATAACGACCAAGATTCTGCAGTTACC AACTATGCGTGGATGCCCGCCCCCGAATTCAGAGGGTGTGATCGGAAACCTACCGGATCGATGGACTACTCAACGGTGTTCTTGAAAGCTCGAGCCAACCAGAAACGACAAATGAGTGGTGATTGGCGTAGCTTAGGAAACGACGACGATTTCATCACTGTTTCATTACCACatcaacaacaaccttaccaaaAAAAACATAAG AAGAGAAAGAAGATATTTGCTTTCCTTCTTTGCTGCTTTTGGCAATGA
- the LOC108469491 gene encoding protein LATERAL ROOT PRIMORDIUM 1-like isoform X4 translates to MFYGKNFFFFYYKGRNIYFCYFFVVAIVATTRGQLPSDTGGAFADWATSSSTAIRAGPDDLLSLGFNPNAASTAATAAAPAQWPPSARPINYGLAGPEMGMVGLRDFVVVAPAASFNHHHHHHHHHTQDPIMVNEQINGPSSAAAAATALGVGVIPLLTASPCLPPQNVEDTGKFSGMQLWQNQSSSHYLKKPASLLDNNPSMMAGDGGGMGGGSGGSGSSSGATCQDCGNQAKKDCTHRRCRTCCKSRGLDCPTHVKSTWVPAARRRERQLMSAAATTAGAGSSGSTSGAKKPRLVTSQTTTTSHTSTSNTTPPRSFDTSSSHQDVGFKETLPGQVRAPAVFKCVRVTAVEGGEDEYAYQAVVKIGGHVFKGFLYDQGVEGRDGFPNISELHLGGGGRNAGSSSSPVLDPSDVYAATGGGFLGGGLGYGFLQDVLQVTCENRDCRCGNRVWLLTIRKLINGMFDPFLPLKVALHCRFSGFVL, encoded by the exons ATGTTTTATGgtaagaatttttttttcttttattacaaAGGAAggaatatatatttttgttatttttttgttGTTGCCATTGTGGCTACCACAAGAGGGCAGCTACCGTCAGATACAGGAGGAGCCTTTGCAGATTGGGCGACATCATCGTCCACAGCAATTCGAGCTGGCCCCGATGATTTATTATCACTCGGTTTCAATCCCAACGCCGCTTCTACGGCGGCGACTGCGGCGGCTCCGGCTCAATGGCCTCCTTCTGCTCGTCCGATCAACTATGGACTTGCTGGTCCTGAGATGGGGATGGTTGGTCTGCGGGACTTTGTCGTCGTTGCTCCTGCTGCTTCTTTtaaccatcatcatcatcaccatcatCATCATACTCAAGATCCCATCATGGTGAATGAACAAATCAACGGTCCGAGTTCCGCCGCCGCCGCTGCCACCGCACTAGGTGTCGGTGTTATCCCACTCCTAACAGCGTCTCCTTGTTTACCTCCACAAAATGTGGAAGACACTGGTAAGTTCAGTGGGATGCAACTATGGCAGAACCAAAGTTCTTCACATTATCTTAAAAAACCAGCTTCCCTCCTTGATAATAATCCCTCCATGATGGCTGGTGACGGCGGTGGAATGGGTGGAGGTAGCGGTGGTTCTGGTTCTAGTTCAGGGGCAACATGTCAAGATTGTGGGAATCAAGCTAAAAAAGATTGCACCCATAGAAGGTGTAGAACATGTTGTAAAAGTCGAGGCTTAGATTGCCCTACTCACGTTAAAAGTACATGGGTACCCGCTGCTCGGAGAAGAGAACGTCAGCTCATGTCGGCCGCCGCTACAACCGCTGGAGCTGGCTCATCGGGGTCTACTTCCGGTGCTAAAAAACCAAGGCTTGTAACCTCACAAACCACCACCACTTCACATACATCAACTTCAAATACTACCCCTCCTCGAAGCTTTGATACAAGCTCGAGCCACCAAG ATGTTGGTTTTAAAGAGACATTGCCAGGGCAAGTCCGTGCGCCTGCGGTTTTCAAATGCGTACGAGTAACGGCAGTGGAGGGCGGTGAAGACGAGTACGCATATCAAGCCGTCGTTAAGATCGGTGGACATGTGTTCAAAGGGTTTCTTTATGATCAAGGAGTTGAAGGAAGAGATGGATTTCCAAATATATCTGAATTGCATTTAGGTGGTGGTGGGAGAAATGCTGGGTCGTCTTCATCACCTGTTCTCGATCCTTCAGACGTTTATGCCGCTACTGGTGGTGGATTTCTCGGTGGTGGTTTGGGTTATG GTTTTCTTCAAGATGTTTTGCAGGTCACTTGTGAAAATCGGGACTGTCGATGTGGGAATCGCGTTTGGCTTCTAACGATAAG GAAACTGATTAATGGCATGTTTGATCCGTTCTTACCGCTCAAAGTTGCATTGCATTGTCGATTTTCCGGCTTTGTCTTGTAG
- the LOC108469491 gene encoding protein LATERAL ROOT PRIMORDIUM 1-like isoform X1 — MFYGKNFFFFYYKGRNIYFCYFFVVAIVATTRGQLPSDTGGAFADWATSSSTAIRAGPDDLLSLGFNPNAASTAATAAAPAQWPPSARPINYGLAGPEMGMVGLRDFVVVAPAASFNHHHHHHHHHTQDPIMVNEQINGPSSAAAAATALGVGVIPLLTASPCLPPQNVEDTGKFSGMQLWQNQSSSHYLKKPASLLDNNPSMMAGDGGGMGGGSGGSGSSSGATCQDCGNQAKKDCTHRRCRTCCKSRGLDCPTHVKSTWVPAARRRERQLMSAAATTAGAGSSGSTSGAKKPRLVTSQTTTTSHTSTSNTTPPRSFDTSSSHQDVGFKETLPGQVRAPAVFKCVRVTAVEGGEDEYAYQAVVKIGGHVFKGFLYDQGVEGRDGFPNISELHLGGGGRNAGSSSSPVLDPSDVYAATGGGFLGGGLGYGFLQDVLQVTCENRDCRCGNRVWLLTIRYSVRCCKFIRILSSYASLLTNADQNKAAGMLLRVLKSSCELLCHSIFIYLLVFMYRICIRKLINGMFDPFLPLKVALHCRFSGFVL, encoded by the exons ATGTTTTATGgtaagaatttttttttcttttattacaaAGGAAggaatatatatttttgttatttttttgttGTTGCCATTGTGGCTACCACAAGAGGGCAGCTACCGTCAGATACAGGAGGAGCCTTTGCAGATTGGGCGACATCATCGTCCACAGCAATTCGAGCTGGCCCCGATGATTTATTATCACTCGGTTTCAATCCCAACGCCGCTTCTACGGCGGCGACTGCGGCGGCTCCGGCTCAATGGCCTCCTTCTGCTCGTCCGATCAACTATGGACTTGCTGGTCCTGAGATGGGGATGGTTGGTCTGCGGGACTTTGTCGTCGTTGCTCCTGCTGCTTCTTTtaaccatcatcatcatcaccatcatCATCATACTCAAGATCCCATCATGGTGAATGAACAAATCAACGGTCCGAGTTCCGCCGCCGCCGCTGCCACCGCACTAGGTGTCGGTGTTATCCCACTCCTAACAGCGTCTCCTTGTTTACCTCCACAAAATGTGGAAGACACTGGTAAGTTCAGTGGGATGCAACTATGGCAGAACCAAAGTTCTTCACATTATCTTAAAAAACCAGCTTCCCTCCTTGATAATAATCCCTCCATGATGGCTGGTGACGGCGGTGGAATGGGTGGAGGTAGCGGTGGTTCTGGTTCTAGTTCAGGGGCAACATGTCAAGATTGTGGGAATCAAGCTAAAAAAGATTGCACCCATAGAAGGTGTAGAACATGTTGTAAAAGTCGAGGCTTAGATTGCCCTACTCACGTTAAAAGTACATGGGTACCCGCTGCTCGGAGAAGAGAACGTCAGCTCATGTCGGCCGCCGCTACAACCGCTGGAGCTGGCTCATCGGGGTCTACTTCCGGTGCTAAAAAACCAAGGCTTGTAACCTCACAAACCACCACCACTTCACATACATCAACTTCAAATACTACCCCTCCTCGAAGCTTTGATACAAGCTCGAGCCACCAAG ATGTTGGTTTTAAAGAGACATTGCCAGGGCAAGTCCGTGCGCCTGCGGTTTTCAAATGCGTACGAGTAACGGCAGTGGAGGGCGGTGAAGACGAGTACGCATATCAAGCCGTCGTTAAGATCGGTGGACATGTGTTCAAAGGGTTTCTTTATGATCAAGGAGTTGAAGGAAGAGATGGATTTCCAAATATATCTGAATTGCATTTAGGTGGTGGTGGGAGAAATGCTGGGTCGTCTTCATCACCTGTTCTCGATCCTTCAGACGTTTATGCCGCTACTGGTGGTGGATTTCTCGGTGGTGGTTTGGGTTATG GTTTTCTTCAAGATGTTTTGCAGGTCACTTGTGAAAATCGGGACTGTCGATGTGGGAATCGCGTTTGGCTTCTAACGATAAGGTATTCTGTAAGATGCTGCAAATTTATCCGTATTCTATCATCTTATGCATCGTTGTTGACTAATGCGGATCAAAATAAAGCTGCAGGCATGCTTCTAAGGGTACTTAAATCATCATGTGAATTGCTTTGTCATTCTATCTTTATATATTTACTCGTATTTATGTATCGTATCTGTATCAGGAAACTGATTAATGGCATGTTTGATCCGTTCTTACCGCTCAAAGTTGCATTGCATTGTCGATTTTCCGGCTTTGTCTTGTAG
- the LOC108469491 gene encoding protein LATERAL ROOT PRIMORDIUM 1-like isoform X2 → MFYGKNFFFFYYKGRNIYFCYFFVVAIVATTRGQLPSDTGGAFADWATSSSTAIRAGPDDLLSLGFNPNAASTAATAAAPAQWPPSARPINYGLAGPEMGMVGLRDFVVVAPAASFNHHHHHHHHHTQDPIMVNEQINGPSSAAAAATALGVGVIPLLTASPCLPPQNVEDTGKFSGMQLWQNQSSSHYLKKPASLLDNNPSMMAGDGGGMGGGSGGSGSSSGATCQDCGNQAKKDCTHRRCRTCCKSRGLDCPTHVKSTWVPAARRRERQLMSAAATTAGAGSSGSTSGAKKPRLVTSQTTTTSHTSTSNTTPPRSFDTSSSHQDVGFKETLPGQVRAPAVFKCVRVTAVEGGEDEYAYQAVVKIGGHVFKGFLYDQGVEGRDGFPNISELHLGGGGRNAGSSSSPVLDPSDVYAATGGGFLGGGLGYGFLQDVLQVTCENRDCRCGNRVWLLTIRYSVRCCKFIRILSSYASLLTNADQNKAAGMLLRETD, encoded by the exons ATGTTTTATGgtaagaatttttttttcttttattacaaAGGAAggaatatatatttttgttatttttttgttGTTGCCATTGTGGCTACCACAAGAGGGCAGCTACCGTCAGATACAGGAGGAGCCTTTGCAGATTGGGCGACATCATCGTCCACAGCAATTCGAGCTGGCCCCGATGATTTATTATCACTCGGTTTCAATCCCAACGCCGCTTCTACGGCGGCGACTGCGGCGGCTCCGGCTCAATGGCCTCCTTCTGCTCGTCCGATCAACTATGGACTTGCTGGTCCTGAGATGGGGATGGTTGGTCTGCGGGACTTTGTCGTCGTTGCTCCTGCTGCTTCTTTtaaccatcatcatcatcaccatcatCATCATACTCAAGATCCCATCATGGTGAATGAACAAATCAACGGTCCGAGTTCCGCCGCCGCCGCTGCCACCGCACTAGGTGTCGGTGTTATCCCACTCCTAACAGCGTCTCCTTGTTTACCTCCACAAAATGTGGAAGACACTGGTAAGTTCAGTGGGATGCAACTATGGCAGAACCAAAGTTCTTCACATTATCTTAAAAAACCAGCTTCCCTCCTTGATAATAATCCCTCCATGATGGCTGGTGACGGCGGTGGAATGGGTGGAGGTAGCGGTGGTTCTGGTTCTAGTTCAGGGGCAACATGTCAAGATTGTGGGAATCAAGCTAAAAAAGATTGCACCCATAGAAGGTGTAGAACATGTTGTAAAAGTCGAGGCTTAGATTGCCCTACTCACGTTAAAAGTACATGGGTACCCGCTGCTCGGAGAAGAGAACGTCAGCTCATGTCGGCCGCCGCTACAACCGCTGGAGCTGGCTCATCGGGGTCTACTTCCGGTGCTAAAAAACCAAGGCTTGTAACCTCACAAACCACCACCACTTCACATACATCAACTTCAAATACTACCCCTCCTCGAAGCTTTGATACAAGCTCGAGCCACCAAG ATGTTGGTTTTAAAGAGACATTGCCAGGGCAAGTCCGTGCGCCTGCGGTTTTCAAATGCGTACGAGTAACGGCAGTGGAGGGCGGTGAAGACGAGTACGCATATCAAGCCGTCGTTAAGATCGGTGGACATGTGTTCAAAGGGTTTCTTTATGATCAAGGAGTTGAAGGAAGAGATGGATTTCCAAATATATCTGAATTGCATTTAGGTGGTGGTGGGAGAAATGCTGGGTCGTCTTCATCACCTGTTCTCGATCCTTCAGACGTTTATGCCGCTACTGGTGGTGGATTTCTCGGTGGTGGTTTGGGTTATG GTTTTCTTCAAGATGTTTTGCAGGTCACTTGTGAAAATCGGGACTGTCGATGTGGGAATCGCGTTTGGCTTCTAACGATAAGGTATTCTGTAAGATGCTGCAAATTTATCCGTATTCTATCATCTTATGCATCGTTGTTGACTAATGCGGATCAAAATAAAGCTGCAGGCATGCTTCTAAGG GAAACTGATTAA
- the LOC108469491 gene encoding protein LATERAL ROOT PRIMORDIUM 1-like isoform X3: MFYGKNFFFFYYKGRNIYFCYFFVVAIVATTRGQLPSDTGGAFADWATSSSTAIRAGPDDLLSLGFNPNAASTAATAAAPAQWPPSARPINYGLAGPEMGMVGLRDFVVVAPAASFNHHHHHHHHHTQDPIMVNEQINGPSSAAAAATALGVGVIPLLTASPCLPPQNVEDTGKFSGMQLWQNQSSSHYLKKPASLLDNNPSMMAGDGGGMGGGSGGSGSSSGATCQDCGNQAKKDCTHRRCRTCCKSRGLDCPTHVKSTWVPAARRRERQLMSAAATTAGAGSSGSTSGAKKPRLVTSQTTTTSHTSTSNTTPPRSFDTSSSHQDVGFKETLPGQVRAPAVFKCVRVTAVEGGEDEYAYQAVVKIGGHVFKGFLYDQGVEGRDGFPNISELHLGGGGRNAGSSSSPVLDPSDVYAATGGGFLGGGLGYGFLQDVLQVTCENRDCRCGNRVWLLTIRYSVRCCKFIRILSSYASLLTNADQNKAAGN; encoded by the exons ATGTTTTATGgtaagaatttttttttcttttattacaaAGGAAggaatatatatttttgttatttttttgttGTTGCCATTGTGGCTACCACAAGAGGGCAGCTACCGTCAGATACAGGAGGAGCCTTTGCAGATTGGGCGACATCATCGTCCACAGCAATTCGAGCTGGCCCCGATGATTTATTATCACTCGGTTTCAATCCCAACGCCGCTTCTACGGCGGCGACTGCGGCGGCTCCGGCTCAATGGCCTCCTTCTGCTCGTCCGATCAACTATGGACTTGCTGGTCCTGAGATGGGGATGGTTGGTCTGCGGGACTTTGTCGTCGTTGCTCCTGCTGCTTCTTTtaaccatcatcatcatcaccatcatCATCATACTCAAGATCCCATCATGGTGAATGAACAAATCAACGGTCCGAGTTCCGCCGCCGCCGCTGCCACCGCACTAGGTGTCGGTGTTATCCCACTCCTAACAGCGTCTCCTTGTTTACCTCCACAAAATGTGGAAGACACTGGTAAGTTCAGTGGGATGCAACTATGGCAGAACCAAAGTTCTTCACATTATCTTAAAAAACCAGCTTCCCTCCTTGATAATAATCCCTCCATGATGGCTGGTGACGGCGGTGGAATGGGTGGAGGTAGCGGTGGTTCTGGTTCTAGTTCAGGGGCAACATGTCAAGATTGTGGGAATCAAGCTAAAAAAGATTGCACCCATAGAAGGTGTAGAACATGTTGTAAAAGTCGAGGCTTAGATTGCCCTACTCACGTTAAAAGTACATGGGTACCCGCTGCTCGGAGAAGAGAACGTCAGCTCATGTCGGCCGCCGCTACAACCGCTGGAGCTGGCTCATCGGGGTCTACTTCCGGTGCTAAAAAACCAAGGCTTGTAACCTCACAAACCACCACCACTTCACATACATCAACTTCAAATACTACCCCTCCTCGAAGCTTTGATACAAGCTCGAGCCACCAAG ATGTTGGTTTTAAAGAGACATTGCCAGGGCAAGTCCGTGCGCCTGCGGTTTTCAAATGCGTACGAGTAACGGCAGTGGAGGGCGGTGAAGACGAGTACGCATATCAAGCCGTCGTTAAGATCGGTGGACATGTGTTCAAAGGGTTTCTTTATGATCAAGGAGTTGAAGGAAGAGATGGATTTCCAAATATATCTGAATTGCATTTAGGTGGTGGTGGGAGAAATGCTGGGTCGTCTTCATCACCTGTTCTCGATCCTTCAGACGTTTATGCCGCTACTGGTGGTGGATTTCTCGGTGGTGGTTTGGGTTATG GTTTTCTTCAAGATGTTTTGCAGGTCACTTGTGAAAATCGGGACTGTCGATGTGGGAATCGCGTTTGGCTTCTAACGATAAGGTATTCTGTAAGATGCTGCAAATTTATCCGTATTCTATCATCTTATGCATCGTTGTTGACTAATGCGGATCAAAATAAAGCTGCAG GAAACTGA